The following coding sequences are from one Culex quinquefasciatus strain JHB chromosome 1, VPISU_Cqui_1.0_pri_paternal, whole genome shotgun sequence window:
- the LOC6048170 gene encoding uncharacterized protein LOC6048170 — protein sequence MDQVIERIKARVAAVDPNGPRKVLGVFQLDVNTGAGVEQWTVDLKQLKVEKGPAASPDVTVVLALEDLIAISGKTLTIGDGLKQGKIQVSGDAALAAKLAEVI from the exons ATGGATCAGGTCATCGAGCGCATCAAGGCCCGCGTGGCCGCCGTCGACCCGAACGGACCCCGCAAGGTTCTGGGCGTGTTCCAGCTGGACGTCAACACTGGCGCCGGCGTCGAGCAGTGGA CGGTTGACCTGAAGCAGCTCAAGGTGGAGAAGGGACCGGCTGCCTCTCCGGACGTGACCGTCGTGCTGGCCCTGGAGGATCTGATTGCGATCAGCGGCAAGACCCTGACCATCGGGGACGGCCTGAAGCAGGGCAAGATCCAGGTTAGCGGCGATGCCGCGCTGGCCGCCAAGTTGGCTGAGGTTATCTAA
- the LOC6048168 gene encoding non-specific lipid-transfer protein-like 1, protein MKCDAVIEKIKARVAGIDANGPRKVLGVFQLNIEAADGVHELVVDLKDLKVYDGKAAGADVVINLKDEDFIAVGTKAISVHDAVGQGKVKMSGDEALFQALVDAI, encoded by the exons ATGAAGTGCGACGCCGTCATCGAGAAGATCAAGGCCCGCGTGGCCGGAATCGACGCCAACGGACCGCGCAAGGTTCTGGGAGTGTTCCAGCTGAACATCGAAGCCGCCGACGGTGTTCATGAGTTGG TGGTCGACCTGAAGGACCTCAAAGTGTACGACGGCAAGGCCGCCGGTGCCGACGTCGTGATCAACCTGAAGGACGAGGACTTTATCGCGGTCGGCACGAAGGCCATCTCGGTGCACGATGCCGTCGGCCAGGGCAAGGTCAAGATGAGCGGTGACGAGGCGCTGTTCCAGGCGCTGGTCGACGCCATCTAA
- the LOC6048169 gene encoding non-specific lipid-transfer protein-like 1, with translation MKCDAVIEKIKARVAGIDANGPRKVLGVFQLNIEAADGVHELVVDLKDLKVYDGKAAGADVVINLKDEDFIAVGTKAISVHDAVGQGKVKMSGDEALFQALVDAI, from the exons ATGAAGTGCGACGCCGTCATCGAGAAGATCAAGGCCCGCGTGGCCGGAATCGACGCCAACGGACCGCGCAAGGTTCTGGGAGTGTTCCAGCTGAACATCGAAGCCGCCGACGGTGTCCATGAGTTGG TGGTCGACCTGAAGGACCTCAAGGTGTACGACGGCAAGGCCGCCGGTGCCGACGTCGTGATCAACCTGAAGGACGAGGACTTTATCGCGGTCGGCACGAAGGCCATCTCGGTGCACGATGCCGTCGGCCAGGGCAAGGTCAAGATGAGCGGTGACGAGGCGCTGTTCCAGGCGCTGGTCGACGCCATCTAA